A portion of the Roseovarius sp. SCSIO 43702 genome contains these proteins:
- a CDS encoding ATP-dependent RecD-like DNA helicase produces MTVTLSEMQSRAIAAIRDWYENRRQEQQVFRVFGYAGTGKTTTTAQAIEALGLAPMTPGAPGGVLFGAFTGKAALVMTRKGTPAQTIHSLIYRVSEATPEEIERVTDDLAALRRELPRMGPAERDFAMTRIAQLEIRLEDIHQPKFLINEQSILRDADLLVLDEVSMVGEDLGRDLLAFGKPILVLGDPGQLPPVKGAGFFTEAEPDVMLTEVHRQAEDSAILRLATLARQGAPIPMGAHDDHVWKMSRHEVGPAQMLRGGQVLCGTNATRRWLNTAMKRAAGFEADYPTGHGEKIICLKNRHDLGLINGMFLTLSDVRQDPDDAFAFSAMVETEDGETVAGRQSLWRGEYADHVAYDPERGRREWQIKRGLIESSWGYAITCHKAQGSQWENVVVFDDGFGRSAADRNRWLYTAIARAERGLVILA; encoded by the coding sequence ATGACCGTCACACTTTCCGAGATGCAAAGCCGCGCCATCGCGGCGATCCGCGACTGGTACGAGAACCGCCGCCAGGAGCAGCAAGTGTTCCGGGTCTTCGGCTATGCCGGGACCGGCAAGACCACGACCACCGCGCAGGCGATCGAGGCGCTGGGGCTGGCGCCGATGACCCCCGGCGCGCCGGGCGGCGTGCTCTTCGGCGCCTTCACCGGCAAGGCTGCCCTCGTCATGACGCGCAAGGGCACGCCCGCGCAGACCATCCACAGCCTGATCTACCGGGTTTCCGAGGCGACGCCGGAAGAGATCGAGCGGGTGACCGATGATCTGGCGGCGCTTCGCCGCGAGCTGCCGCGCATGGGACCGGCCGAGCGCGACTTCGCCATGACGCGGATCGCACAGCTCGAGATCCGGCTCGAGGACATTCACCAGCCGAAGTTCCTGATCAACGAGCAGTCGATCCTGCGCGACGCGGACCTCCTCGTCCTCGACGAAGTGTCGATGGTGGGGGAGGACCTGGGGCGCGACCTTCTGGCCTTCGGCAAGCCCATCCTCGTGCTGGGCGATCCAGGCCAGCTGCCGCCGGTGAAGGGCGCCGGGTTCTTCACCGAGGCCGAGCCGGACGTGATGCTGACCGAGGTGCACCGGCAGGCCGAGGACAGCGCCATCCTGCGGCTGGCGACGCTCGCGCGACAGGGCGCGCCGATCCCCATGGGCGCGCATGACGACCATGTCTGGAAGATGTCGCGCCACGAGGTCGGCCCGGCGCAGATGCTGCGCGGCGGCCAGGTGCTCTGCGGCACCAACGCGACGCGGCGCTGGCTGAACACCGCCATGAAGCGCGCGGCCGGGTTCGAGGCCGACTATCCGACAGGCCACGGCGAGAAGATCATCTGCCTGAAGAACCGTCACGATCTCGGGCTGATCAACGGCATGTTCCTGACGCTGAGCGACGTGCGCCAGGATCCCGACGACGCCTTCGCCTTCAGCGCCATGGTCGAGACCGAGGACGGCGAGACCGTCGCCGGGCGGCAGAGCCTCTGGCGCGGCGAGTACGCCGACCACGTCGCCTACGACCCCGAGCGCGGGCGCCGCGAATGGCAGATCAAGCGCGGCCTCATCGAGAGCAGCTGGGGCTACGCCATCACCTGCCACAAGGCGCAGGGCTCCCAATGGGAGAACGTGGTCGTTTTCGACGATGGCTTCGGTCGCTCGGCGGCCGACAGGAACCGCTGGCTCTACACCGCGATCGCGCGGGCCGAGCGGGGGCTGGTGATCCTTGCTTGA
- a CDS encoding site-specific DNA-methyltransferase, whose product MTLSFAPERIETWPLAKLQPYAKNAKVHGADQVAKIAASMAEFGWTVPCLVGEDGELIAGHGRVLAATQLGLTEAPVIVLGHLTEAQRRAYRIADNKLTELGSWDEALLSAELQDLLANEYDLSLVGFSDGELDKLLAFDPDGGGEEEGGAGGSVPPVTIPEPPRNPASRTGDLWILGDHRLLCGDSTNHDDVRRLMNGERAILFATDPPYLVDYDGSNHPTRNKDWSASYGTTWDDSSQGADLYDGFIAAAVAEAIAEDAAWYCWHASRRQAMLEACWEKAGAFVHQQIIWVKNRGVLTRSHYLWKHEPCFMGWRRPNRPPKVAEQTLPSTWEMPSFAKDERPEHPTPKPLDAFGIPMRQHVARGGLCYEPFSGSGSQIMAGEANGRRVFAMEISPAYVDVAVERWQAETGKEAILDGDGRTFAEVKAERLGETPAAAEGAHAA is encoded by the coding sequence ATGACGTTGAGCTTCGCCCCCGAGCGGATCGAGACTTGGCCGCTGGCCAAGCTCCAGCCCTACGCGAAGAACGCGAAGGTGCATGGCGCCGACCAGGTCGCGAAGATTGCTGCCAGCATGGCCGAGTTCGGCTGGACCGTGCCCTGCCTCGTCGGCGAGGACGGCGAGCTGATCGCGGGCCACGGCCGGGTGCTGGCCGCGACGCAGCTCGGACTGACCGAGGCGCCGGTTATCGTGCTCGGGCATCTGACCGAAGCACAGCGGCGGGCCTACCGGATCGCGGACAACAAGCTGACGGAACTCGGCAGCTGGGACGAGGCGCTGCTCTCTGCCGAACTTCAGGACCTGCTCGCGAACGAATACGACCTGTCGCTGGTCGGCTTCTCGGACGGCGAGCTGGACAAGCTGCTGGCCTTCGATCCGGACGGGGGCGGGGAAGAAGAAGGGGGCGCCGGCGGCTCCGTGCCGCCGGTGACCATCCCTGAGCCGCCTCGCAATCCGGCCTCGCGGACGGGTGATCTGTGGATCCTCGGCGATCACCGGCTGCTCTGCGGGGACAGCACGAACCACGACGATGTGCGCCGCCTGATGAACGGTGAGCGCGCGATCCTGTTCGCGACCGACCCGCCGTATCTCGTCGACTACGACGGCTCGAACCACCCGACGCGCAACAAGGATTGGTCTGCGTCCTATGGCACGACCTGGGACGACAGCTCGCAGGGCGCGGACCTCTACGACGGTTTCATCGCCGCCGCCGTGGCGGAGGCCATCGCCGAGGACGCCGCCTGGTATTGCTGGCACGCCTCGCGCCGACAGGCGATGCTCGAGGCCTGCTGGGAGAAGGCGGGCGCCTTCGTCCACCAGCAGATCATCTGGGTGAAGAACCGCGGCGTCCTGACCCGGTCCCACTACCTGTGGAAGCACGAACCCTGCTTCATGGGTTGGCGGCGTCCGAACCGCCCCCCGAAGGTCGCCGAGCAGACGCTGCCCTCGACCTGGGAGATGCCGTCCTTCGCGAAGGACGAGCGTCCCGAGCACCCGACGCCGAAACCGCTCGACGCCTTCGGGATCCCGATGCGCCAGCACGTCGCCCGCGGCGGGCTCTGCTACGAGCCGTTCTCGGGCTCGGGCTCGCAGATCATGGCGGGCGAGGCCAATGGCCGCCGCGTCTTCGCGATGGAGATCAGCCCGGCCTATGTCGATGTCGCCGTTGAGCGCTGGCAGGCGGAGACCGGCAAGGAGGCGATCCTCGACGGCGACGGCCGGACCTTCGCCGAAGTGAAGGCCGAGCGGCTGGGCGAGACCCCGGCCGCGGCCGAGGGGGCCCACGCGGCCTGA
- a CDS encoding phage terminase large subunit family protein, translating to MSDRSSTTSPRSSQISAEDADALAFDGASDVLRAWMAGLRPDPDLTVSEWADRHRKLSSRASAEPGQYRTLRTPYMREIMDRLSPGDPTQRIVFMKAAQVGATEAGNNWIGFAIHQAPGPMLAVQPTVELAKRNSRQRIDPLIEESPELRERIKPARSRDAGNTMLSKEFAGGILIMTGANSAVGLRSTPARYIFLDEVDAYPASADEEGDPVTLAEARSLTFAHRRKVFLVSTPTIRGLSRIEREFEASDQRRFFVPCPHCGAMQWLKFERLRWEKARSETAEYHCEGCEAAIAEHHKTAMLEAGEWRATAEPEDPGTVGYHLSALYSPVGWLGWDRIARAWEAARGSDEAIKAFRNTILGETWVETGEAPDWQRLADRREAWKPGTVPAGGLFLTAGADVQKDRIEVDVWAWGRGLESWLIDHVVLEGGPGDPVCWQQLTDLLGRTWTHASGEHLTIARLAIDTGFETSAVYGWARQVGFAQVAPVKGLDGFNRASPVTGPTYVDATVAGKRLRRGARLWSLATATFKAETYRFLRQDRPTKEDQEAGAPCPPGTVHLPDWADAEWLRQLTAEQLVTVKGKRGFAKLEWQKLRERNEALDCRVYARAAAWIAGADRWAEARWQDLERQLAVETTGADGEAPARPAPRPVPRRRTVRSSYMR from the coding sequence ATGTCCGATCGCAGCTCGACGACCTCGCCGAGATCCAGCCAGATCTCCGCTGAGGACGCGGACGCGCTGGCCTTCGACGGGGCCAGCGATGTCCTGCGGGCGTGGATGGCTGGGCTGCGGCCCGACCCGGACCTGACGGTGTCGGAATGGGCGGACCGGCACCGCAAGCTGTCGTCCCGCGCCTCGGCCGAGCCGGGGCAGTATCGCACGCTGCGCACGCCCTACATGAGGGAGATCATGGACCGGCTCTCGCCCGGCGATCCCACCCAGCGGATCGTGTTTATGAAGGCTGCGCAGGTGGGCGCGACCGAGGCCGGCAACAACTGGATCGGCTTCGCGATCCACCAGGCGCCGGGGCCGATGCTGGCGGTCCAGCCGACGGTCGAGCTGGCCAAGCGCAACTCGCGCCAGCGGATCGACCCGCTGATCGAGGAAAGCCCGGAGCTGCGGGAGCGGATCAAGCCGGCGCGCTCGCGCGACGCGGGCAACACGATGCTGTCCAAGGAGTTCGCGGGCGGCATCCTGATCATGACGGGGGCGAACTCGGCGGTCGGGCTCAGATCCACGCCTGCGCGGTACATCTTCCTCGACGAGGTCGATGCCTATCCGGCCTCGGCCGACGAGGAAGGCGACCCGGTCACGCTGGCCGAGGCCCGCTCGCTGACCTTCGCGCACCGGCGCAAGGTGTTCCTGGTCTCGACCCCGACGATCCGGGGGCTGAGCCGGATCGAGCGGGAGTTCGAGGCCTCCGACCAGCGCCGGTTTTTCGTACCGTGCCCGCATTGCGGGGCGATGCAGTGGCTGAAGTTCGAGCGCCTGCGCTGGGAGAAGGCCCGGTCGGAGACGGCGGAGTATCACTGCGAGGGCTGCGAGGCGGCCATCGCGGAACACCACAAGACGGCGATGCTGGAAGCGGGCGAATGGCGCGCGACGGCCGAGCCGGAGGATCCCGGCACCGTCGGTTATCACCTCTCGGCGCTCTACTCCCCGGTGGGCTGGCTGGGCTGGGACCGGATCGCGCGCGCCTGGGAGGCGGCCCGAGGCTCCGACGAGGCGATCAAGGCGTTCCGCAACACGATCCTCGGCGAGACCTGGGTCGAGACCGGTGAGGCGCCGGACTGGCAACGGCTGGCGGATCGCCGCGAGGCGTGGAAACCGGGCACGGTGCCGGCGGGCGGCCTGTTCCTGACCGCGGGCGCCGACGTGCAGAAGGACCGGATCGAGGTCGACGTCTGGGCCTGGGGCCGTGGGCTGGAAAGCTGGCTGATCGATCATGTCGTGCTCGAGGGCGGTCCTGGCGATCCGGTCTGCTGGCAGCAGCTGACCGATCTGCTGGGGCGCACATGGACCCATGCCTCGGGCGAGCACCTGACCATCGCGCGGCTCGCGATCGACACCGGGTTCGAGACCAGCGCGGTCTATGGCTGGGCGCGGCAGGTCGGCTTCGCGCAGGTGGCACCGGTGAAGGGGCTCGACGGGTTCAACCGCGCCAGCCCGGTGACGGGGCCGACCTATGTGGACGCGACCGTCGCGGGCAAGCGGCTGCGCCGCGGCGCGCGGCTGTGGTCCCTGGCCACGGCGACCTTCAAGGCGGAGACCTACCGCTTCCTGCGGCAGGACCGCCCGACGAAAGAGGACCAGGAGGCCGGCGCGCCGTGTCCGCCCGGCACCGTCCATTTGCCGGACTGGGCCGATGCCGAGTGGCTCAGGCAGCTGACCGCCGAGCAGCTGGTCACGGTCAAGGGCAAGCGCGGCTTCGCCAAGCTCGAATGGCAGAAGCTGCGCGAACGCAACGAGGCGCTGGACTGCCGGGTCTATGCCCGCGCCGCCGCCTGGATCGCGGGGGCCGACCGATGGGCGGAGGCCCGCTGGCAGGACCTGGAGCGGCAACTGGCGGTCGAGACGACCGGGGCGGACGGCGAGGCACCGGCGAGGCCCGCGCCCCGCCCGGTGCCAAGGCGGCGGACGGTGCGCTCGAGTTACATGAGGTGA
- a CDS encoding DUF3489 domain-containing protein codes for MTKLSDTQLVILSAAAQRDDRNVLPLPGSLRGGAAAKVVGALLKRGLIAETATDSRTKADAALNRIWRNDENGRAILLHITDAGLSAIGVEPEGGNSAPTGADGAPSAEPPQDAPAEPEPAPKARTPRAGTKQAKLIEMLSADGGATIDEIVEATGWQAHTARGVMSGALKKKLGLTITSEKIEGRGRVYNLQSE; via the coding sequence ATGACCAAGCTTTCCGACACCCAGCTCGTGATCCTCAGCGCCGCCGCGCAGCGCGACGACCGCAACGTCCTGCCGCTCCCCGGCTCGCTCCGCGGCGGGGCCGCCGCCAAGGTGGTCGGCGCGCTGCTGAAGCGCGGGCTGATCGCCGAGACGGCGACCGACAGCCGGACCAAGGCGGACGCCGCGCTCAACCGCATCTGGCGCAACGACGAGAACGGCCGCGCCATCCTCCTGCACATCACCGACGCCGGCCTTTCCGCCATCGGCGTCGAGCCGGAAGGCGGCAACAGCGCGCCCACGGGCGCCGACGGGGCGCCGAGCGCGGAGCCCCCGCAGGACGCTCCAGCCGAGCCCGAGCCCGCACCCAAGGCGCGCACACCGCGCGCCGGCACGAAGCAGGCGAAACTGATCGAGATGCTCAGCGCCGACGGCGGCGCGACCATCGACGAGATCGTCGAAGCCACGGGGTGGCAAGCTCACACCGCGAGGGGCGTCATGTCCGGGGCACTGAAGAAGAAGCTCGGCCTGACCATCACCTCCGAGAAAATCGAGGGGCGCGGTAGGGTCTACAACTTGCAGTCCGAATGA
- a CDS encoding DUF3800 domain-containing protein, with translation MFAFVDETGNTGSNIFDEAQPDFFTGALITKSNFDALHKKTLRAICRKHDIKSLHASVLGFGPIEKIAPDLLNLLKKVDARFFVSRVEKRYLVATKLYDTFFDSGENPAANWNAYNVRVLKLILCFKVATILTEEIAREFWSMLMARNEKQARAKIPGICDAILENVDLLADQRSREVVTETLLWARDHPEALDIFIAGRQAKNGHMPNMVAFANLLDGLEGVSKKWNRPLKKIVHDRQSQFEGSLEEWHRMFSNASGEPIHRPGETVVLRKVPGSSFEVSSSDDSAGIQVADLALWLFRQFLAGKDLPEGAAAILNYVFKKGFHHDFSFRGVGDQVEEKLREIMQKDIPPEAMEAGRRLREEQERLRQHLIAKYEEDGLMPHERGPLKLVSSDDD, from the coding sequence TTGTTCGCGTTCGTCGACGAAACTGGGAATACCGGCTCTAACATCTTTGATGAGGCGCAGCCGGATTTCTTTACCGGGGCGCTTATCACGAAGTCCAATTTTGACGCGCTGCACAAAAAGACGCTTCGCGCGATCTGCCGAAAGCACGATATCAAATCGTTGCATGCCTCGGTCCTCGGATTCGGACCAATAGAGAAGATTGCACCCGATCTTCTGAACCTGCTGAAGAAGGTCGACGCGAGGTTCTTTGTGTCGCGCGTCGAGAAGCGATACTTGGTCGCGACCAAGCTTTATGACACCTTTTTCGACTCAGGTGAGAATCCAGCGGCTAACTGGAACGCCTATAACGTGAGGGTTTTGAAGCTGATCCTTTGCTTCAAGGTCGCGACTATTCTGACAGAAGAGATCGCGCGAGAATTTTGGTCCATGCTGATGGCCCGGAACGAGAAGCAGGCACGAGCAAAGATCCCGGGTATCTGCGACGCTATCCTCGAGAACGTTGATTTGCTTGCGGATCAGAGGTCGAGGGAAGTCGTAACGGAGACCCTGCTGTGGGCGCGTGATCACCCGGAAGCTCTCGACATCTTCATTGCGGGGCGCCAAGCCAAGAATGGTCACATGCCCAACATGGTCGCCTTTGCGAACCTCCTCGACGGCCTCGAGGGGGTTTCAAAAAAATGGAACCGCCCGCTGAAAAAGATTGTCCACGACCGGCAATCGCAATTCGAGGGCTCGCTGGAAGAGTGGCACCGAATGTTTTCCAACGCGTCGGGAGAGCCCATCCATCGACCGGGCGAGACGGTGGTGCTGCGCAAGGTGCCAGGATCGAGCTTCGAAGTGTCCAGCTCGGACGACAGCGCGGGGATTCAGGTCGCCGATTTGGCGCTGTGGTTATTCCGACAGTTTCTTGCTGGGAAGGACCTTCCTGAGGGGGCCGCGGCCATCCTCAACTACGTGTTCAAGAAGGGCTTCCATCACGACTTCTCGTTTCGCGGTGTCGGGGATCAGGTTGAGGAAAAGCTCCGTGAAATCATGCAGAAGGACATCCCACCCGAAGCAATGGAGGCTGGTCGGCGGTTGCGCGAGGAGCAAGAGCGATTGCGCCAGCATCTTATCGCCAAGTATGAAGAGGATGGCCTGATGCCGCACGAGCGCGGTCCGCTGAAGTTGGTTTCCTCGGACGACGATTAA
- a CDS encoding crossover junction endodeoxyribonuclease RuvC — protein MAKTFPTPLSTDAPAGGASATLALDLGTTTGWALRGFDGLITSGTASFKPGRYDGGGMRYLRFTNWLTELDRLSGPIEAIWFEEVRRHAGTDAAHVYGGLMATLTAWCELRGVPYEGVPVGTIKRHATGKGNANKEAMMAVARSRGFSPADDNEADAIAILLWALETRGGVA, from the coding sequence ATGGCCAAGACATTCCCGACCCCGTTATCAACGGACGCACCCGCAGGCGGAGCATCCGCCACCCTTGCCCTGGACCTCGGCACGACCACCGGTTGGGCGCTGCGCGGGTTCGACGGGCTGATCACCAGCGGCACCGCGTCCTTCAAGCCCGGCCGCTATGACGGCGGCGGCATGCGGTATCTGCGCTTCACAAACTGGCTGACCGAGTTGGACCGGCTGTCCGGGCCGATCGAGGCGATCTGGTTCGAGGAAGTGCGCCGCCATGCCGGAACGGATGCGGCCCATGTCTATGGCGGCCTGATGGCCACGCTCACTGCGTGGTGCGAACTGCGCGGTGTGCCCTACGAGGGCGTGCCCGTAGGGACGATCAAGCGTCACGCCACCGGCAAGGGCAACGCGAACAAGGAGGCGATGATGGCGGTCGCCCGCAGCCGCGGCTTCTCGCCCGCCGACGACAACGAGGCGGATGCAATCGCCATCCTGCTCTGGGCGCTGGAGACACGGGGAGGCGTGGCATGA
- a CDS encoding toprim domain-containing protein — MLDLNDALPPATETPRYDLDLIVERLRETAPHWVPDLFPRGRRSGDEWRLANIRGAAPRNTGSCVITLRGTHAGDWIDFDGNHGGGPISAIEEATGLDGRALIVRAAEIAGVTPGAPERRAPATPPAPKRDATREIAHILSSAQPLAGTPAADYLAGRRLAIPAEADLLFHPDLAHFETKTGYPALVGEVRDRNGDVIGLHRTWLAADPDGSIRKAPLDKAKKMLGRVAGGAVRLAPIGHGDRLALSEGIETGLAAMTACPDLPVWATLSTSGLEQVELPPAARRIVILADNDASGAGLRAADAAARRLRAQGRDVAIAVPPEEGQDFNDLLLSDGPAAVARVIAAAESVVEAETVMQIGQHRPLNYQGSGDTVPTLRADEGDLARANEQVWSLLMASNRCPWLFRLAGQPTWVVPDDEGRPVATAMGEEKLRHMLARLARWVRVNAKGEPIPAPPPLPVVKSVLATPDPALPVLTGIVNTPVFGRNGTLLTTPGYHPDARLLYVPAPGFSVPDIPAKPTPAEIAAARTMICEDLLGDFPFTGDAERSHVVALLLLGFLRGMIDGPTPLHLIEKPAPGTGATLMVDAITGILTGAGASVMTEGRDDEEWRKRVTAKLRQIPSIVLIDNLRATLDSSALAAALTAPFWEDRILGHSEMARLPIRCLWIATGNNPEFSNEMARRLVRIRLDPHTDRPWQRSDFRHPDLMSWVRANRARLVAACLTLCQAWIAAGRPRGGRSIGSFENWAHVLGGVLEVAGIPGFLGNLEEMMEASDSEGAAWNAFIGAWWDRFGTARVVTADLYDLAIFCDPPPPMGSGNEHARKTAFGIAIKRMRDRVFRVGDVEVRLVKAGVEHKAARWQLEINEKKTRTFSPAQPSVGEPPATKGNLENGGSHSQPIENADRGERGEPGEPLPTLTHACTRAHTKEKAGKGSPGSRGSQSHEKSAACAGEPLGEPRNGGSRGSPCPDWLRELDR; from the coding sequence TTGCTTGATCTGAACGACGCCCTCCCGCCAGCAACCGAGACGCCGCGCTACGATCTCGACCTGATCGTCGAGCGTCTGCGCGAGACCGCCCCGCACTGGGTGCCCGACCTCTTCCCGCGCGGCCGCCGCTCCGGCGACGAGTGGCGGCTCGCCAACATCCGGGGCGCCGCGCCACGGAACACCGGCTCCTGCGTCATCACGCTGCGCGGGACACATGCGGGCGACTGGATCGACTTCGACGGCAACCATGGCGGCGGGCCGATCAGCGCGATCGAGGAGGCGACCGGTCTCGATGGTCGCGCCCTGATCGTGCGAGCGGCCGAGATCGCCGGTGTCACCCCCGGCGCCCCCGAGCGGCGTGCACCGGCGACACCGCCGGCGCCGAAGCGCGATGCCACCCGAGAGATCGCGCACATCCTGTCGTCGGCCCAGCCGCTCGCAGGGACGCCGGCTGCGGACTACCTAGCGGGTCGCCGCCTCGCTATCCCCGCCGAGGCCGATCTGCTCTTCCACCCCGATCTCGCGCATTTCGAGACGAAGACCGGCTATCCGGCCCTCGTGGGCGAGGTGCGCGACCGGAACGGCGATGTCATCGGGCTGCACCGCACCTGGCTCGCGGCAGATCCCGACGGCAGCATCCGCAAGGCGCCGCTCGACAAGGCGAAGAAGATGCTCGGCCGCGTCGCCGGCGGCGCTGTGCGGCTCGCGCCCATCGGGCACGGCGACAGGCTGGCGCTGTCCGAGGGTATCGAGACCGGCCTTGCGGCCATGACCGCCTGTCCCGATCTGCCGGTCTGGGCCACGCTCTCGACCTCCGGCCTCGAGCAAGTCGAGCTGCCGCCGGCCGCCCGGCGCATCGTCATCCTCGCCGACAACGACGCCTCGGGCGCTGGTCTGCGCGCCGCGGATGCCGCCGCGCGACGACTGCGCGCGCAGGGGCGCGACGTCGCCATCGCCGTGCCGCCCGAGGAAGGCCAGGACTTCAACGATCTGCTGCTGAGCGACGGCCCCGCGGCCGTGGCGCGGGTGATCGCCGCCGCGGAGTCGGTCGTCGAGGCCGAGACGGTGATGCAGATCGGGCAGCACCGCCCGCTCAACTACCAGGGCTCGGGCGACACCGTGCCGACGCTGCGCGCTGACGAGGGCGATCTGGCGCGCGCGAACGAGCAGGTCTGGAGCCTGCTCATGGCCTCGAACCGCTGCCCCTGGCTCTTCCGGCTGGCAGGCCAGCCCACATGGGTCGTGCCCGACGACGAGGGCCGTCCCGTCGCCACCGCGATGGGCGAGGAAAAGCTCCGCCACATGCTCGCGCGGCTCGCCCGCTGGGTGCGGGTGAACGCCAAGGGCGAGCCGATCCCCGCGCCGCCGCCGTTGCCCGTGGTCAAGTCGGTCCTCGCCACGCCCGATCCCGCGCTGCCGGTGCTGACGGGCATCGTGAACACCCCCGTGTTCGGACGGAACGGCACGCTGCTCACCACGCCCGGCTATCATCCCGACGCGCGGCTCCTCTACGTCCCGGCGCCGGGCTTCTCCGTGCCGGACATCCCTGCCAAACCCACACCGGCCGAGATCGCCGCGGCCCGCACGATGATCTGTGAGGACCTGCTCGGGGACTTCCCCTTCACCGGCGATGCCGAGCGCTCCCATGTCGTGGCGCTCCTGCTGCTGGGTTTCCTGCGCGGCATGATCGACGGGCCCACGCCGCTGCACCTGATCGAGAAGCCGGCGCCCGGGACAGGCGCGACACTGATGGTCGACGCGATCACCGGTATCCTGACCGGCGCGGGCGCCAGCGTCATGACCGAGGGGCGCGATGACGAGGAATGGCGCAAGCGGGTGACCGCGAAGCTCCGCCAGATCCCCTCCATCGTACTGATCGACAACCTCCGGGCCACGCTCGACAGCTCGGCCCTCGCCGCCGCGCTCACGGCGCCCTTCTGGGAGGACCGCATCCTCGGCCATTCCGAGATGGCGCGCTTGCCGATCCGCTGCCTGTGGATCGCGACCGGCAACAACCCGGAGTTCTCCAACGAGATGGCCCGGCGTCTCGTGCGTATCCGGCTCGATCCGCACACCGACCGCCCCTGGCAGCGCTCCGACTTCCGCCATCCCGACCTGATGAGCTGGGTGCGCGCCAACCGGGCCCGGCTGGTCGCGGCCTGCCTGACGCTCTGCCAGGCGTGGATCGCCGCCGGTCGACCGCGGGGCGGGCGCAGCATCGGCTCCTTCGAGAATTGGGCGCATGTGCTCGGCGGCGTGCTCGAGGTGGCAGGCATCCCCGGTTTCCTCGGCAATCTCGAGGAGATGATGGAGGCCTCCGACAGCGAGGGCGCCGCCTGGAACGCCTTCATCGGCGCCTGGTGGGACAGGTTCGGCACAGCGCGTGTCGTCACGGCAGACCTCTACGATCTGGCGATCTTCTGCGATCCGCCGCCGCCGATGGGCAGCGGCAACGAACACGCGCGAAAGACGGCCTTCGGGATCGCGATCAAGCGGATGCGGGATCGTGTGTTCCGGGTCGGCGATGTCGAGGTTCGGCTGGTCAAGGCGGGAGTCGAGCACAAGGCCGCACGCTGGCAACTGGAGATCAACGAGAAGAAAACGCGAACGTTCTCGCCGGCTCAACCTTCGGTTGGGGAACCTCCGGCAACGAAGGGGAACCTCGAAAACGGAGGTTCCCACAGCCAACCCATTGAAAATGCAGACCGAGGGGAACGTGGGGAACCTGGGGAACCTCTCCCGACCCTTACGCATGCGTGCACGCGCGCGCACACGAAAGAAAAGGCCGGAAAAGGCTCCCCAGGTTCCCGAGGTTCCCAAAGCCATGAGAAATCAGCGGCTTGCGCAGGGGAACCTCTGGGGGAGCCTCGAAACGGAGGTTCCCGAGGTTCACCGTGCCCCGATTGGCTTCGGGAGCTCGACCGATGA
- a CDS encoding DUF6362 family protein produces MGEWTMGTVQDRLELAADVFAQLPAVKPQGYFNAWPEYFHTFADQVGQEPRMRRPRPSPRQITEAEEAMLWLRWLEKDDARLVWLRANRTPWKPICWELGISRATANRRWQYGIAVIVWRLNGRRVPKNRSIDYIVRAVS; encoded by the coding sequence ATGGGTGAATGGACCATGGGAACGGTGCAGGACCGCCTGGAACTGGCCGCCGACGTCTTCGCGCAGCTGCCCGCTGTGAAGCCGCAGGGATACTTCAACGCGTGGCCCGAATACTTCCACACATTCGCCGATCAGGTCGGCCAGGAGCCGCGGATGCGCCGACCCCGGCCGAGCCCGCGCCAGATCACCGAGGCAGAGGAGGCGATGCTCTGGCTGCGGTGGCTCGAGAAGGACGACGCTCGGCTTGTCTGGCTACGTGCGAACCGGACGCCGTGGAAGCCGATCTGCTGGGAGTTGGGCATCAGTCGCGCCACCGCGAACCGGCGCTGGCAGTACGGCATCGCGGTCATCGTGTGGCGGCTGAACGGTAGACGGGTGCCAAAGAACCGCTCGATCGACTATATCGTGCGAGCAGTGAGCTGA